A genome region from Setaria italica strain Yugu1 chromosome III, Setaria_italica_v2.0, whole genome shotgun sequence includes the following:
- the LOC101781582 gene encoding uncharacterized protein LOC101781582 — MSGMASDDVTAQVRVEGDVSDQKVEDVQGQNEMDGMPSRQEEEAAIKKKYGGILPRKTPLISKDHERAYFDSADWALGKQGGVPNKPKGPLEALRPKLQPTQQNARARRTSYASADSDETLNLSAEDLGQQGEPVEDKNKE; from the exons ATGTCTGGGATGGCATCTGATGATGTAACTGCCCAAGTGAGGGTTGAAGGAGATGTTTCAGATCAGAAGGTTGAAGACGTTCAGGGCCAGAATGAAATGGATGGGATGCCCTCGCGACAAGAGGAG GAGGCAGCAATTAAGAAAAAGTATGGAGGAATATTGCCCAGAAAGACTCCACTTATATCTAAG GACCATGAGCGTGCTTACTTTGATTCCGCTGATTGGGCTCTAGGAAAG CAAGGTGGTGTTCCCAACAAGCCTAAAGGTCCTCTTGAAGCACTTCGACCAAAGCTTCAG CCTACTCAACAAAATGCCCGTGCCCGTCGAACTTCTTATGCATCTGCGGACAGCGATG AGACTCTGAACTTGTCTGCTGAGGATCTGGGCCAGCAAGGAGAACCTGTCGAGGACAAGAACAAGGAATGA